Part of the Oncorhynchus masou masou isolate Uvic2021 chromosome 24, UVic_Omas_1.1, whole genome shotgun sequence genome is shown below.
aGCGGAAAGGCCTCGGTCTCTGAGAGACTCACCGGCAGGATGCTCTATACACAGTGTAATTACAACCAGAAGCAGCGGCGAGTGTGAAAGCAGCAGATAACATCAGGTCACCCAGCGTGCAGGAGTTCACACAGAGCCCAGTGGAGTGGCAGCAGCTGAGTTATGGCTCTGTATTTTAACTGCTCCAGCCTGGTCCAGCCCTACGCTACATCCCCATTCACTGCCCACACCCACTGTGATACAGCAGCAGGGAGCAGCATGGTGTAGGGTTAGAAACGTTAGTCACAGATTGCAATGTCATACATAGACAAAGAAAATTTTCAAGGATTTGGGGATAGAGATTTATGTTCATTGTAAGATAAGAACACAGCCGGACGCGCACATACGCAAGCACGCGCACATCCACGCGGTCTAGTATAGCAGGTATGTATCTATTTGCAGAACTCTGACAAATTCAAAATAACTTAAACTTGTCCTCTCTGGTAATGCTCAACCCCAATTGTCGTCTGTCCCCCTAGGTGGTTGGAGGTTGAAAAAGGTTGGGAGAAACGAAGGCTGTGGAGAGCAGTGACCCTGCACTGTTCCCTGTCAGACTGCTGGATTTATGGCCCATCACTGTGAAGGGGAACTGTTTGTTTAGACACCACAAATCCTTAAAATGTCCACTTCTGGCACTTATTCACTGATGTCACAACAGTCAGAACTGTTATACCCGTGTACCCGGGAATCTACTGTAATTATGTATTTGCCCTTTAACCTGTTACCTGAGAAAAGGTAGCAAGGAACCAGCAGAAAGTACCATACTAGATTATACTGGGTGCTCGATAGTTCAGTTGACCATAAAAGCAAAAAATAATCTGTGTGCTACTAATAGCGTTTTACTTGAATGATTGTCTGAATAAGACTATTAatcttttttacctttatttaaactaggcaagtcagttaagaaaaaaatcttattttcaatgatggcctaggaacagtgggttaactgccttgttcaggggcagaatgacatatttgtaccttgtcagctcagtgatttgaactcgcaacctttcggttcctagcccaaccactaggctatcctgccaccCCTATTAACACTAAATCAAACTTTTAACACTGATAAAATCTTAAGTAAACACATAAATCTGGACTGAGAGCACATTTACTGCTAGCAATCCACCCAATAGGCTACCACAAGTACAAATACACACATGATCCCTggcacacactctcactcacgcACACTGCCCCAATCACGCACTCCCCCTCTAGAGATGTGACAGAGTTGTTCCTCGAAAGTTCAGCAGTGGGTCAGTGTGGACATTACTCTCCTGGCttcccccacacactcacaggctCAGTGCTCACACACCCACTCAAACATAACCACACTCTCATTCCCCTCCTCATGCCTCATCAACTTGACTGGAGGTAACTATAAATATCAAGATATCAGTGCCgttggaaaatgtttttttgggaGTGTTAAGTGAGGAATTGGGGGGTGGGGTTAGCTGGCCAGATCCTGAACCTTTGATTTGAGTGCATATTGGAGGGTGTGTGAACAATATTCTGTGTTTCCCCGGTCTCAAGTGCCAGTTTTAATAAGCAAATGAGGTCACCTTGAGGCTTCAGACTTTCCTTTTTGTTATTTAGTTTACACAACCATTCAACTGAATCATCTGACATGCCTTTCAATTGGCTTCTAATTAGAGAATGGAAGTAACCTCACCCAGCCCCATGTAACACATCTTATCTACCTCAGGTGCATTGCTTTCAATCACCCATCCACAAAATATTCTGCAGCAAGAGCTTGTGTGACAAATCTGCTGCATGCTGAAATATCATCTGGCACGCTTGCTGTTCAGAGTGAAGAATAGCAATTCCAGGACCTCAAATCAATGGTGGGTGAAAGCCTCCAGCTCAAACATACAATAATGATGGAAGCAGACCACAAAACTTTATTTCaactaggccagtcagttaagaccaaattcttactaacaatgacggcctaccggggaacagtgagttaactgccttgttcaggggcagaacaacagatgtttacctcgTCAGCTTAGGggttcgatccagcaacctttcggttactggatcgttctaaccactaggctacctaccgatAATTACTTTAAGTAGCATAAGCACTTCAACTCGCATTAGGACGTAGAGTTTTAAAATTGAAGTGCATTCAAGCTGTTTTGAGCTTGATATTAAGCTAACCCACATACTGTATAAATTATACATACATTAATTCAATACATTTTCATTTCAATTCAACACCTCATTTCCACAAACTTTTGTTGGAGATTGTTTATTTACTTCAACAGGGAATTTCTGTGCTGGCAAGCATACAGTGTCAGAGGAATATAAATCAAAACAATGATTACGGTTTCAACTCTTCAACTCACTCCAACTGTTTGCTGAACCGGTGGTGCGGGCCAACTGCCATAATTATAAGTGATGGGGGGGAAAAAACATTATGCGGTTACTTCATTCTTTGATGAGAGCTTCTGGACGATATGGTTGTTCGGGGGCCTCTGTCTGCGTCAATGGTGACACAATCACCTCACTCGTGTAAAAGGCCAAGTGTGACCTGAGTTTAGGCAGTGACCACTATAATTACTTATAAACAGTATTAAGATATCAAAGATTAAAATGTCGATGAACATTACAATGCACCCCTGTTCCATGTCATTCTCATAATCATATTATTATGCAAGCTACCATTCACAATTGGTGTTACTTCCCGTCATTAACTATTTATAACTCCAGAATCAACACAATGTAAACCAATTACCTTGAATACTGTACAAATCGTCAACAATGTCCAATATAGATATTTATACATAATCTGTATTCACATTGTAACTAGCATATGATCTGTCCAGCAGAACACATAGAAATTATATTTATATGGAAACTGAAACAAGCCATTTGAACTTCAGTGACTTGATTTATAAACGTTGCGTACACACAAAACATGCATGCCTGTTCTCACACAAAAGTTGGTATTTATAAAAACTGAACTTTACATGAGAAAGTGCTATCCTCCCGCAAACTTTAGACCATGCAGTTTCCAGTGGTTCAAGTCTTGCATTGCAAGAAAGCAAAAGTAGCCTCGTCGTAGCCTTATGAATAGGTGTCCTCATATTTTCACAACAAAAAACAGGTAGGCCTAGCTAAATAAGATGCTATCATTTTCCATTAGTGATAAAAGAAAAATCAATGCATCATCACATTCTAAAATAATTTGAAATAAGGCATATATATTTgctattatttatttaatttccacAATCATTTCACCTTTGATGGTTTCGAAAAAGCCTACAGGCAGACAAGTTAAGATGGGACGAATGGTAGTTTATCAGTCATTTAAAAATTGTACCCACTTCCCAGTAGTAAATAGATAAGCCATTTCAAGCAGCCTATATTGCTCTACGCGATCTGAAGCGCAGTTTAACAGTAAAACAGATGGTTCACAGGCTACGTCCGAGTACTGTAATGCGAAATGTCTAGTGTAGATATTTAACTTAAACATAATACATATCATCCATCGCAGAATAAATTCCTCACATTTTCTGGCCATGATGAGTTTGTTCTTGTAGTAGCCATACAACAAATTACCACATGCATCTCATTTAACTGGGATTATTAGTTAGAGCAAAATTATAAATAGCCTATGTATCCGACAGGGTGCGCGGTTTATAACATACAGTAGAATTTGACAGGTGAACAGACAGTTGATATTTTGCATTGaagtgtgtaggctaccactAAGGTCACGGTTTACATTTTACAGAGTAGACAATGTATCAGAATTCGCAGGCAGTACAGCATATTTAGGTTCGGGAAAAGGTTCGTTTAAATGCAAAATTTTGCAtgatctgtttacaggtctacAAAAACATGCAATTGTTTGTCTTTCAGAAAATTTCAAATACCCAGATTTACGCCACCTCAAAAACACCCATCATTAACCTTTTAACGCCCTTATTTTCGGTATAGTTTGAAAGTATTGGAATTAGGCCAAGACAGTATCTAAAGGAAATAGCAATACAAAGGAAAACATTTAGCCAATCCCTCCAAAGACATGTGATCAAGGTCACCATTGCTATTTCCTTTAGATACCGTCTTGGTCTAATTCCAATACTTCCAAACTATTCAGAAAATAAGGGCGTTATTGTCATCACAAAAGGTGAATGACAGGCATTTTTCAGGTGGAGTAAATGCTCGGTCACAGTTATGACAGGTCTGATTTACAATGGGAAACCTGCATATGAATGGCGTGTGCCAAGTTAACTGCACGCACAAAAATAGAGATTTTTCAGAAATGGCGCACACGGCTATTTATTGTTAAATGTACGCAACAATTATAAATTAAGCCCCCGATGGCTACTTGGCAAAGTAGAAACTGAAAACTTTGGCAGTAATTGTAGTTCTCTTCCATTTGATAACACATGATTACTTGATCAATTCACTACGGCTAAACTACGATTTTCACTGTGAAGTACAAAAAGTACATACAAAGagagaaacaaaataacaaaaacattgtAAACATGTGTGTCGTTCCCTGTAAAAATGGACCACCATCCATCACGGCATGACCCGTCCTTGCTTCACCATGGAAACAGAGCACACCGGGTCACTTGTGAGAAAGCACTTGTGTGTGGACAGGCTTCGAGAGTCTCTCCTGTCGGATTGCCTCTGACTGTTCTCTTGTTCAAAGAGTGAGTCACTGATTGTGGTTGGTTTTCGATTGGTCCTCTTCAAACAAGTGTGTCTGTATAACGGAACACAAACCAACCCCCCAAGATACAGAATGTTAAGCAGGTATTACATTTAAGATCATTGTAAACTTGCATTTGGATAGGGGGCGTAACTAGTCTCACCTGACCATCCTTCTCAATCCCGTCTCAACTATTGGAAGTCTGGAGAACATCAATACTGGATATTCATTTGAATGGGAGCGCTGGCCTTCAGAGCTTGAATTTGCCCACAGGAGAGGCATTTCCTTGTTTAATTTTTTTCTATTTCCCTACAGTGTCAGACATAGGCTTGCTAGCTTGTTTTAAAAATCATAGTCACAAACTCCGTTTGGAGTACCACCGATGCAAAACATCCaattcgctctggataagagcgtctgccaaatgacttaaatgtaagtgATTGGTTTGATTGTTGCAACCCAATCACTAGTTATACTCCACCCCTTCATATTTTCTTCCTGAGGAGAACGTCGCCAGGCTTTCGAAATACAGTACAAGTAAaatgttggacacacctactcattcaagggtttttattttgaccattttctacattgtagaataatagtgaagacatcaaaactatgaaacatatggaatcatgtagttaccaaaaaaaagtattaaatcaaaatacattttatatttgacattcttcaaagtagccacccaaatgtcaagaactttttaaagtttcttcaagtgcagtcgtaaaaaccttcaagcactatgatgaaactggctctcataaggaccgccacaggaaaggaaaacccagagttctctattgcagaggataagttaattagttaccagcctcagaaattgctgcccaaataaatgcttcacaaagttcagGTAACAGaaacaacatcaactgttcagaggagactgcgtgaatcaggccttcatgatcaaattgctgcaaagaacaccaataagaagaagacttgattgggccaagaaacacgaacaatggacattagaccggtagaaatcttctctttggtctgatgagtccaaatttgagatttttggttccaaccgctgtatctttgtgagacgcagagtaggtgaacgggaTGATCTATGCATGGATAGTTCCCACCAGAgtggaggaaaagcagccaacaagctctcagcatgtgtgggaactccttcaagactgttggaaaagcattcagggtgaagctgattgagagaatgccaagagtgtgcaaagctgtcaaagcaaagggtggctccctggaagaatctcaaatatatttcgATATGTTTAACACATTTGTTTccgttactacatgattccatacattctgccatagttttgatgtctttactattagtctacaatgtagaaaatagtaaaataaagaaaaacccttgaatgagtaggtgtacaaacttttgactggtactttacgTGAGAAACTCGACGTCCGAAGCTAGGGGGTAACTTACCCAATATAATGAACAGAGTTATGACCCTACCTTGGTCTCTACAATGCGGTGGTAAGCAGGGCTGCTGAGCTCATCCAGTGTCTCTGTCACAGGTTTGTTAAGTGTCTCAGGGAGAAGGAGACCCAGGCAGCCAGCAGAGATCCCACTGAGACAGAACACCAGGAAGGGCATAGAGGTGTGTAACTCTCTCTGAAACACATAGCAAACAAAACACAGCTTAAGCTTGAGGGGTTCAAATGAATACCATACATTATGACAGAAGGCAAAACAAAACTTCGGTTTACCACAATTTGAACACTTAGAAAGCCCAAAGTGGTCCTCGTACTTGATTACAATCGTGAAAACAAAAAAATACTGATGATTTTTGTCCCTTGTCATATTAATGATATTCTGCTGACGTACCATAGAGGGCACAAAAGGGGCCAGGATCCCCCCAACTCTGCAAGACATTGAGCAGACCCCAAGACCAGCATTCCTGACATCAAGACAAAGCACTTAACATTATTTAAACACCTCTCCAACATACCATACAAAACCATATTGCATTGTGAGAATTGACTCATATTACACAAGCAAAAATGGGAGAATGGCACCCTCTACTGTACTTCATAGAAGTAATTTAGTGGGATCTGTTTGCACTGCACTCACCTTACAGCAGtggggtacagttcagtagtgtagacATACACTATGTTGAAAGCCGCACTGACCAACAGCTTTCCTAACAAAGCTAAAGAAGTAGCATTGAACAATGCCCCTAAATAATAAACAAATAGATTAATTAGCAAAATAATGAATCAAAGCtatctaatatactgtagatggaATGCCCTTACCAGCATTTACTGGAACCAACATGGTGCATAGACACGACAAGCCAGCTAAAGCCAGAAAGCTGGCCATGGTTTTCCTTCTCCCAGCCCTAAAAAACAGGCACAGTTTCCAACTGTTGAGCACAGCTGAGGAGAATATATGGTCTTGTGAAACTATTACGATTCAACTTCTGAATTATTAACCATAAATCAAGACATTTATTCAGTGCACCACTGACACTTCAATTCATAGAATATCATCACAGGTGGTGAGAATCTTACCACTGCTTGTTTATGAAATAGATACAGAGAGGGTAGGCTGGGAGCTCCACTAGTCCATACATGGCAACACTGAAGTAGCGGTTCCCACTATCCTCACTGGCATTCATGGTCAGCCCATAGTACACCAGGCTGCAGGAATACCTAAAGCACATCCACAGAATGTGTCAATCTAAGTTAGGTTATGTTTAAAGTTTTCAGTGTGAAAGGACTTTAAAACAACGTATACTTCAGTATACGTACGCATCGTTGTGAGCTGTTGATACCGTCTGTGCACTATTAATGACATTGCAAAAAGCGAGTCCCTCTGGTTTCCCAGTGGTTCAGCTCATGATGTGCTAACTCACCAGACATACATGAGCACCACGGTTCTCCAGCGGAGCACTGAGTGGGTGAACAGGTCGAGGAAGCCAGGGCCATTGTTGCCCTGGTTACCAGTCTTGACAGAGCCAGGACACATACGGAGTTTTACTTTGGCTGCAGCATTGCTGTTACCATTCCGCACAGCTATATAATGCAAAACCTCCTCCGCCTTCTCTGTGTAACCACGGGAATACAGCCAGCGTGGAGACTCCGGGAGAGTCCTGCCTCAGCCAGAAAAACAAGAACAAGAAAGAAAAACAGGAGACGAAAATGTCAACTTGCTATTTGTTTCATCAGCAAACTACAGTCTCACACATGCGGTAAAATGTATTGGGAAAGGTGTCAGTAAAGGTTCTAATGCAATTGCTTTCTTGGAATAATCATCCTAAAAAAAGTGACTTACACACAAAGTAGAAAAAACAGAACGCCAGGAGAATTAGCTGTTGTTGCCAGGGTACGCCATGGTCTGATATAGTAGCCAAGGGCACCAAACAGGGCAATACCCACAGCAAAGGTCATATTAGTCAAGGTCCCTGAAAAACAAAACACCAAAGACAACTTTTAAATAATTTGGAATAAACTCTTTCCAATAGTGTCAGACCACTTTCTTATGTGGACGGACTGACTACAATTGACCCTTTGTCCAATCCTAGTCCCCCCTTCCTTAGTTACTGTAGCTGGTAAACATTTGTCATTTTCATGATGATTATTTGTACCTGTCATGGCCCAATAGGCCTTGCCCACATACTCCTGGGTGAGCACAAAACAGACGAGGGACATACCCCCATTCATCAGACCCACCAGCAGGCGCGACAACGCAAACACCTCATAGCTGGGAGCAAAGGCTGTGGCATAGCCAAACACCACCTCAAAGAacagagctgagagagaaacagagagcaaaAAAGTTGGTTTGTCAAAGAGAGTTGCTTAAAGAGCATGGTATCAATGATGTAGCAGTCCACAAGCAAAAGCTTTTTTAAATTATGAATGATGAGGCCTAACCATAGCTCTCAGATGTTTACCAGTGACACAATTAGCTGGGCTGCAAGGAAGCAGTTCAGAACAACATTTCCTAATGACTGCTATATCATATCAGCCAGTCAAATATTTTAGAGGATATGGATTAATATCAAAATATGAAAAGCTGTGAACCTCATTTGTCACCTGTTAGGAAGACTGGTTTCCTTCCAATCTTGTCAGAGAGGGgtccaaaaaacacatttccaatcaAGACCCCAGCGAAGAACAAAGAGCCTGCCAAGCTGACCTTGTAAGCCTGTTGCTTTAGAAGGAACCACTAAGACAAAAGTAAGGAAAGAGACAGGAAGATGGCATTCATAAATTATCATTGTGTAGATTATTTTTAAGTGTGTTAAATACCATACACAGGTGTGAATGACGCTACATTCTCAAGCACGGTACATTTTTGCTCCTATTGAATCATGAACGGTGACCGCTCACCTCCGTCACAATGGAGTTCACATCCTCTGTAAATGTAACGTGTTTGATGAGCTCCTCATAGTTGGAGTGGTCACCTTGTTCAATGTGGTATTCTGGTATAGCGCCAATGAGCACAATGAGCATGGACTGGCATGCCATATACACCTGGAAAACAAAACCAAGCTGAGTGCCAAGCAAGTAATAAAGGCCTAGCTACCGAAGTGATCTATCCATCACTGGTATTTAATTAGCTAGTTCCTTTCATATATTCTGCATTGGAACAGCCTGACCTGCACAAATCCTCTGAAATTCCGGAGATTGGCATGGTAGAGCTGGGGAGCTCGGAAGGTACCGGAACACATAAAAAAATAAcccacctttataataaagcattgaaTGTATATCAACACATTTGCCAAGTGACAGGACAGAAGAGTAGAGCCACTTACAGATGTTACACACACGGGGACATTATTTTTGGGGCCGAAGGTGCCGGAATTGTTGGGGCCTTTTATagacacatttcatgcaattcttcGTAATTTTACATGAATCTTTTTTTAATGCTGCGTTCAAAACTGGGAACGCGGAGCTGGAAAATCTCCAACTTCAGTACAACTGGGAAATAGGGAAAAAGAAGCTCCGACTGAAAATTTGTTTGGGACATTCATctaactcggaattccaagtggGGAACTACCTGAAGAtggatcactgacgtcatgattcgacCTCGTTTCCTCCCCGAGttaccagttgtcttgaaagcaccacaaaACTGCACAAATGATCGAAATGACAAGCT
Proteins encoded:
- the slc22a15 gene encoding solute carrier family 22 member 15; the protein is MDLEEAFQLVGEFGSYQKQMVLVLVLLQVYMACQSMLIVLIGAIPEYHIEQGDHSNYEELIKHVTFTEDVNSIVTEWFLLKQQAYKVSLAGSLFFAGVLIGNVFFGPLSDKIGRKPVFLTALFFEVVFGYATAFAPSYEVFALSRLLVGLMNGGMSLVCFVLTQEYVGKAYWAMTGTLTNMTFAVGIALFGALGYYIRPWRTLATTANSPGVLFFLLCVTLPESPRWLYSRGYTEKAEEVLHYIAVRNGNSNAAAKVKLRMCPGSVKTGNQGNNGPGFLDLFTHSVLRWRTVVLMYVWYSCSLVYYGLTMNASEDSGNRYFSVAMYGLVELPAYPLCIYFINKQWAGRRKTMASFLALAGLSCLCTMLVPVNAGALFNATSLALLGKLLVSAAFNIVYVYTTELYPTAVRNAGLGVCSMSCRVGGILAPFVPSMRELHTSMPFLVFCLSGISAGCLGLLLPETLNKPVTETLDELSSPAYHRIVETKTHLFEEDQSKTNHNQ